A part of Desulfofundulus salinus genomic DNA contains:
- a CDS encoding nickel/cobalt transporter — protein MRGLTFGVTHLSAFGLGLLHALEPGHGKGIMGTYLVLSRGRAVDALLLGLITAVTHTLVVLVLAMGARWVTWLTVATAGMPRQELEVWLQLISGVLIAFIGLRLLFTRGGCCPHCGRPGYLPVGAGVRRDRWGLLLVGVTNGLVPCPGALTVMLLSIGSGTPLAGLSLVLAFGLGGALALVGVGLLFVKLSNLAQNMLGQRSWRWLTVTSGVLIVFIGVLTAWTAFP, from the coding sequence GTGAGGGGCTTGACTTTTGGTGTTACCCATTTATCGGCCTTTGGCCTGGGCCTCCTGCATGCCCTGGAACCGGGACACGGTAAGGGCATTATGGGGACCTACCTGGTTCTTTCCCGGGGACGGGCTGTAGATGCACTGCTATTGGGGCTGATCACGGCGGTCACCCATACCCTGGTGGTGCTGGTCCTGGCCATGGGCGCCCGCTGGGTCACCTGGCTCACCGTGGCGACGGCGGGAATGCCCCGGCAGGAACTGGAAGTGTGGCTGCAGCTGATCTCGGGCGTGCTCATTGCTTTTATCGGCCTGCGGCTGCTTTTTACTCGGGGTGGCTGCTGCCCCCACTGCGGCCGGCCGGGATACCTGCCGGTGGGAGCCGGAGTACGCCGGGACCGCTGGGGGCTGTTACTGGTGGGAGTCACAAACGGTCTGGTCCCCTGTCCGGGGGCTTTGACGGTAATGCTGCTCTCCATCGGCAGCGGCACCCCCCTGGCGGGGTTAAGCCTTGTCCTGGCCTTTGGGCTGGGAGGGGCACTGGCCCTGGTGGGTGTGGGACTGCTTTTCGTGAAGCTTTCCAACCTGGCTCAGAACATGCTGGGGCAGCGCAGCTGGCGCTGGCTCACGGTGACCAGCGGCGTGCTAATCGTTTTCATTGGTGTACTCACCGCGTGGACGGCCTTTCCATAG